ATCATAATAAAAGTTTGCTCCACACACAAAATTATTTGCTAAGATACATGTGCCAGTCAGTAGCATACTGATCTCCCTGTCTTTACACAGTAGTCTTGCAGAGCATGAAAAAGAAGCTTATGGGTTAAGAAACAAACATCACCTTCTCAAAACCCTAGAAAgttaaaaaaaccaaaaagcATGTTATGGACGGAATGGggagagagaaaaagagaatgaATTAACAATTAGccttaaattatatataaataccTATAAAGCCCCCTCCTTTATTTTTGCTGGTTCTCATTTCCACCTTGCAACAACAACCTTCCTTAGCTTCTTCCTTTGTTGCTTTCTCTCCTCTAGCTATCTGCAACTTGGTAGCAACACACACACTTCACCTTCTCTCTCTACCTTGTTGATGTGATTCTCTCCACCACTATCAAACCTTTACAGAAAGAGAAAGCTCCAAGAGAGAACCATGGTTTTTACTTCCATACCAGCAGCTTATCTTGATGCATCCAACTGGCAGCAACAGGTGGAATACCAAGGGTTTCTCCAATTTTGTTCTTGTAGTGTTTTAATTCTTTGTGCAAAAGGCAAAAGAATTCAAAAGatatttcaaaaagaaaaatattcttGCTACTTTTGCTTATACTCTTCTTGAATATACCAGATATATgatttctttgctttatagatcatttttaattttttcacacttctcattttcatttcttCTTGCTTTATGTTTTGCAGCAACCAAATCATCAACCAGGAAACAACAATTCCACCTCTCAGCACCTGCTCCCTCCTCCGCCTCCCCCTCCACTGCCACCCCATGGAGCCGGCGCCATCAGGCCGGGATCGATGTCAGACAGAGCCAGGATGGCCAACGTGCCTATGCCGGACACCGCGCTGAAGTGTCCGCGCTGCGAGTCCACCAACACAAAATTCTGCTATTTCAACAACTATAGCCTCTCTCAGCCCCGTCACTTCTGCAAGACTTGCAGAAGGTACTGGACTAGAGGCGGTGCCTTGAGGAATGTCCCGGTCGGCGGGGGCTGCCGGAGGAACAAGAGAAGCAAAGGAggcagcagcagcaacagcgCCGGCAAGTCCCCGGCCAGCTCGGACTGCCAGACCGGGAGTGGTTGTTCCACCAATTCAGTTTCCTCCAACAGTGGCCCTTCTGCTGCTGATATCTTAGGCCTTGGACCTCAGATTCCACCAATGAGGTTCATGGCTCCATTGCATCATCATCAGTTCTCAGAGTTTGgagctggtggtggtggtgatatgGGGTTAAACTATGGTCTCAGTTACAACCCCATTTCAGGTGGTCCAATAGGAGGAGTAGGGGAGTTGAGTTTCCAGATAGGAGGTGCTAAtttaggtggtggtggtggcggcagtggtggtggtggcggttgtGGTTCAATCTTATCTGGTTTGGACCAATGGCGTAGTGTGCCACAAACTCAGCAGTTTCCCTTCTTGGCTGGTCTGGAAGGTTCACCGGTTGGTTTGTACCACCACCCTTTTGAAGGCGGCAGTGTTCATCATCATGAGGTAATTGGATATGGCTCCGGTGGTGGTCATAGTCTGAGTAATTTAAGGCCAAAGATTTCAACTTCTGGGTTGATGACTCAGCTTGCTTCAGTGAAAATGGAAGATAGTAGGGAACTTAATTTGCCAAGCCAGTTCTTAGGGACCAATAATTCTGCAAGTGAACAATATTGGAGTACTACTACTGCTGGTACTAATTCTGCAGCTTGGACTGATATTTCTGGTTTTAGCTCTTCTTCTACAACTAGCAACCAAATGTAGAGTTTTTTAGATCCGGGTACTTTTGGTTAGTGTGGCTTCAATTTCTTTAACCTACCAAGAACACAAATTTTAGTCCAATTCCTATATATGAGTGCTTTGAGGATGGATATGAGTGCTTTTTATTTGCTTCTTTTAAGATTAAATGAAAACCCTTAGGGATGTTAGTTagctcttttttcttttaatcattatatgctcttttttattttcattttaatagGTTTAGGTTGGTTTGTATGAGAATGTTGAAAATAGTAACATTATTATGAGTTCAAAAGAATGATTATTATCAATATGTTTGCTCAGTTTCATGGCTGCCATACATTTTCAAAAGGAAACTCTTCTTTTAGAGGTAAAGATTGTTGGATGTAATTTGGGGAATGTTTCACAGATTGAATTGGAGGATAATCCCATAATTCCATACTGTATTTGAGTAATTGATTTCAGTgaactttattttttatcaaattaaTTTCCCCATATGATGTAATATCTTTACCAATCAGTTGGGCAAATTGAGTTGTGATTAACTGTTCTCTAAAAGATACATGAATTTCCGCTTGGGCAATGAGTAaagcaagtttttttttttgaacgtaatgAGTAAAGCAAGTTGGTATGAGAGAAAGCTTTAATAAAATACGGCTGTCTTTCTTCTTGTATTAGTTCTTCATAATATCTGCTTGAAAGTGCGATTTTCTTTGGTTAAAAATTAACTAAGATTTTAATTTGTATCCCTTTTTTCCCTTTTATTTAGTTAATCTAACAAAGGTAGAACCCTTTACTTACTATTAATACCATAATGTCTTTTTAATTTAACCCTTTtcattacaatttttttattcgGAATATTTCCCGCCGACAACGGTGATTAATCTCTCGTTTAGAATTTAAAAGTTTTTCTTTATCTTTATAGGATAATTTGCAATTTACCTCACTTTAGTTTTGATTATGGGTGATTTTAGTCCCCCAATAAAGTTGATTACATTTAGTCCTCTAAcattttaattgttttaaattgaGTTCACTATCATTATTTTTCCACTTGATATTAATGTtagctcaaatggtaagagTTATGGGTCATAAAGATTGAGTGGGATGAAGGAtccaaggttcgaaccctgaggaggactaatttactaacattactaacaactaacatttacctataaaaaaaactctcaaactctcatgttttcaaaacaaaaagtcTTAACAAATTGCATCATTTTACACAATGAGGAAGGTGAGGATAGTGTCAAGTCATCATGTCTCTTATGCCCCGAGCGACATAGGTGCCACATTAATGGCTGAGGCAAATGATAGTGATCCTGCAAGGGCGAACTCACTCCAAAAACTCGTCCTCAGTTCGGATTGTAGGCTACAATTTACCTGCATGAAGCCGGAAACGATAACAATCGTTGGTAAACCATATGGCGATGAATTCATTCCCTGACCTTGTAACTGCCCATCACACTCCAGAACTTTTCGTTAGGTTAGCCGCAAGGATGGGGTGGTGAAGGCAGGGTTAAAGAATGAAGTGAAGTCGTAACAAGGTAATTGTACTAGAAGGTGCGGCTGGATCATCTCCTTTTTAGGgagatttaatgtttttttgggtagttttgattaatttttatcaaAACCCactgataaaaatattaaatttcaataaaaatttcaaTTCTCTAAAACCCTAATATCATATCCTTCCAATCCTCaaaatttaacattttttttactaattttttcatttataaacTTTAAAATTGTATCATATATAATTAAAGGGATATAAAGTCCATGATAGAAAAAAAGGTATTTGAAAAGAATatgaaaatttaataattttatgtaTATGAAAATTGAGAGAGGAATGAAATAACATATGCATATCATTAAGtaactctaaaaaaaattaggaaacCAAAATCATCATAGTATAAACTATTGGGATTAAAATTACAATTAGACATTTTTCTATACTTTATAAATAATCTTGTTGGTTCAAGGTTAAAACAGATGCGTGATTCAAACAATCACTTTAGAAATGCTTAGGCAATTATTTGAACAATCAGTGGGAGCTAATATAGCGTCACGCAAGCAGAAACAAATTCCACTTAAAAAGGTTGTGATTGTCATATTGTTACGAATTTGATGATGGTCATTTCTATTCAATCAATGAACAAAGTAAATATTCGATGCCAATTTCTATATCTGTGAGACCCAGATGTTTCCTTTGCGCAGCCAAACCTTGTTAGCTAGAGATAGCTAATTGTGTCGTACTTTGAGAAATCTCTGCTATGTTATATATGcatgattaaaattaaaatacattacAAATCTCAGCTTCCACtcaattttattatatattttaatccGTGAATATTATAGTAGATTGTGAGAAAACATATCTACCTTGGATTTAGTGATTTCCAACTTCCCATAAGGTACATTTTAATTTGTGAATATTATAATGCATTTGAGAATGGAGAATGATTTAGCAATGATACGTCAATAGATAATTAT
This portion of the Lotus japonicus ecotype B-129 chromosome 3, LjGifu_v1.2 genome encodes:
- the LOC130749860 gene encoding dof zinc finger protein DOF5.1-like translates to MVFTSIPAAYLDASNWQQQQPNHQPGNNNSTSQHLLPPPPPPPLPPHGAGAIRPGSMSDRARMANVPMPDTALKCPRCESTNTKFCYFNNYSLSQPRHFCKTCRRYWTRGGALRNVPVGGGCRRNKRSKGGSSSNSAGKSPASSDCQTGSGCSTNSVSSNSGPSAADILGLGPQIPPMRFMAPLHHHQFSEFGAGGGGDMGLNYGLSYNPISGGPIGGVGELSFQIGGANLGGGGGGSGGGGGCGSILSGLDQWRSVPQTQQFPFLAGLEGSPVGLYHHPFEGGSVHHHEVIGYGSGGGHSLSNLRPKISTSGLMTQLASVKMEDSRELNLPSQFLGTNNSASEQYWSTTTAGTNSAAWTDISGFSSSSTTSNQM